Proteins encoded within one genomic window of Streptomyces profundus:
- a CDS encoding ATP-binding protein codes for MTLTERLVADEDARNWLLTARAQGIGAWRGRVTDVMRRWHLPEPAQELGQLGVTELLTNVTRHVADPECRLLLARLPELAIVQVLDRSSAFPVVGARPPDPEADAGRGLWLLSRMATDFGCFRHVWDDGTVGKSVWFAIRCGDDAEC; via the coding sequence ATGACCTTGACGGAAAGGCTTGTTGCAGACGAGGACGCGCGTAACTGGCTGTTAACGGCGCGTGCCCAGGGGATCGGTGCGTGGAGGGGGCGCGTAACGGACGTCATGCGCCGGTGGCATCTGCCGGAGCCGGCGCAGGAGTTGGGTCAGCTCGGCGTCACGGAGCTGCTGACCAATGTGACCCGCCATGTGGCCGACCCGGAGTGCCGGCTGCTGCTGGCCCGGCTTCCGGAGCTGGCGATCGTCCAGGTGCTGGACCGGTCGTCCGCCTTCCCGGTGGTGGGCGCCCGGCCGCCGGACCCGGAGGCGGACGCGGGGCGCGGGCTGTGGCTGCTCAGCCGGATGGCCACCGACTTCGGCTGCTTCCGCCACGTCTGGGACGACGGGACCGTCGGCAAGTCCGTCTGGTTCGCGATCCGTTGTGGCGATGATGCCGAGTGCTGA